Below is a window of Desulfobacterales bacterium DNA.
GCCCTGGGTCTGCCTGATGGAACGGGGGATCAAGTATGCCCGGGTCCTGGCCCGGATCGAGGCGCCGCAGGAGTTGGTCGACCAATGCGTCCGCAATCAGGGCCTTTCATCTTATGACCAGAGTTACGCCATTGATGCCCCCTTGAGGCAATGGCTCAATCATAATGTTGTGGAGCCCGGCGATCTTTCGCAGGTGGTGGTGCTCGTTGAACACGGTTCCGGGCTGGTCCGGGAAACCGGTCTTCCCGGCAGGGCGGAGACGGGCCCGGATATGGTTCCGGTGACCCTGCGGAGCCGGCCGATGAAGGTGCTGGAAGCAGATATTGACTCCCTGGTCCGACAGGGGAATTTTTTTGACCGGCATCACAACCCGGGCGGAGATTTCCCGAAATTTCTGGTTGATAATGAAGATGGCGAGACAGTGACCGAAATGGCCGGCGGCTTGATGTGGCAGCGGGGCGGCAGCGATATCACCTCGATCCGGACCGGCCGGAACATTGTCGCCGAACTGAACCGGGCCCGTTTCAAGGGTTTCAACGACTGGCGCCTGCCCACCATTGACGAGGCCCTTTCCCTCATGTGCCGGGACAAAAACGGCCAGGGGTTGTTCCTCCACCCCTGTTTCTCGGTGGAGCAGCCCTTTATCTTCACCGCGGACCAGCGCCGGCCCGGGGGCCATTGGTTTGTCGATTACAGCAATGGCACCGTGTTCTGGGCCTCGGGCTTTAATCCCGGCGGTTTTGTCCGGGTCTGCCGGAAGGCAGGGGACAGGGGACAGAAGACAGAGGACGGAGGACGGATGACGGAGGACGGATGACAGGGGACCCTCCTTCGCCTGATGGCTACGGCGGGCAAGCAGAAAAAATATGGAGCAGTGATCATGGACCGGAATATAATATTTTTCTGACTCTGACTTTCTGACTTCTGACTTCTGACTTCTGACTTCTGACTTCTGACTTCTGACTTCTGACTTCTGACTTCTGACTTGCACCCTGCACCCTGCACCCTACGCCCGGCGCTGGTGAAGCTGGCGGAGCGGGGTGATTTTACGGATCCGGTCCATGGACAGGCGGTCCCAGAAGATCCGCGGTCTGCTTTTTTTCTGTTGCGGGAAGCGATGGATTCCATCAATATCCAGGATGCCGGTCAAGGGGATGTCCCAGGGATCGATCGGCAGCAAGGCGGTCCCGGTCGTTGCCATGGCCAGGAAGGCCGCATCCCGGGCCAGCCCTCCGGCCTCGGCCAGGATGGCGCCGGCCAGATCGAAAAAACCCTTGCCGTTTCCGAGCCGGTTACCCCTTTGATCCACTGCCACCGCATCGGTGAGCAACAGGCCAATGTTGAGGCTGTCAAGTTTTTCCAACCCAAGATACTCTCCGAATTGATCCATCCCCTTGGGGGTTACGCTAAAGCCCAGTTTTGGGAAGGGGATCGTGCCGGGTCGCAGCAGGACAAAACCGTTTTTCAGGCTGGGGGTCGGCATCAACAGGCGCTTGTTGTCCAGCAGACTGTTGATCCGGACCTGGTGCAGGCAATGGGCCGGGGTGACAAAGATGGTTCCGGCCCGGCGGTAGACCTCGTCTTTTCTAAGCAACTCCGCCATTCTGCCCCAGTTTCCTGTTTGCGGTTGACCTGGTCCCTGGTCCAGGAACATTGCCCGGACCCGTTCCTTTTCGGTTATTCCTGTCATATTTTTCTAACTGCCGGTGGTAAAGGAAGTGCGGGCTGGAGGTCGACAATCACCCCTGTTTGATCTGGAGAGGCCATTGTCCTGCCCTGTTGGCCGGCTTTGATTAACAGGTGTCAGAGGACAGAGGACAGAGGACAGAGGATGGAAAAGAACAGTGGACAGTGGGCAGTGGACTGTGAAAAAATATGGGGCGAATCGTGGCCCGGAATACAATACTCCCTGTCCCCTGCACGCGGTGATCAGAGCTGGGCGATCTTGCTGCGGTCCGCAAGGACCGGAATACCCGGGCCGTGCTGCTGCTGGCGGCGGGGGCCGGCGGCCGCCAGCTTGCGGCCGGCCGCCCGGCCCGGGCGCTGTTTTTCAGCAAACCCGTACTCCACCAACCTGCTGATGTCCTTCCACATCGAGCTGCTGCCCAGCAGCGCAACCACTATTTCCGTTTGCCCTCGTTTGAATTTACCCACATAGGTCTGGCGGGCCGCGTAGGTGTAACCGGTCTTGCCGCCCTGGGCCCCGTCGATCCGCCAGAGCGCCTTGTTGTGATTGCGCAGGGTGGTGCCGTCCATGCCTTTCATCGTGGCTCGTTGGATACGGGCCGCGAACTCCTTGTTTTTCATGGCCTTGTTGAAGATTGTCGCCAGGTCCCGGGCCGTGGTCTGCTGGCCCTTGGCAGTGAGCCCGGAGGCGTTCTTGCAGATGGTCCGGAAGGCCCCCAGTTGCCGGGCCTTGCTGGTCATCATTTTGGCAAATGCCTTTTCAGAGCCGGCCATTTTTTCGGCCAGGGCCACGCTGGCGTCGTTGGCCGAGGCCACGAGGACCGAGTCGATCAGATCGTTGGCATGATATGATCTGCGCGGGTCCAGGTAGACCTTGGAACGTGGCATCCGCGCGGCCCGGCGGCTCACCGGAACCTGGTCCCGGTTATTCAGTTGCTGGATGGCGATCAGGCCGGTCAGCACCTTGATGGTACTGGCCGGCTGGCCGGGCCGGTTGGGATCCAGGGAGAACAGGTGACGACCGGTGCGGGCATCAATGACAATCGCACTTCGGGCTGAAAGTTTTCTGGCCAGTCCAGTGGAAGAAATGGCGCTTTTATTGATGCTTGCCGCTCTGTTCCTTTTGTGCCCTGATGTCTTGGCAACAGGAGGCCGCCGTTTATGAATAGTGCTGATGATCGGCCATTTTTGTACTGTTGGAGGGCCTTGGGCAGAGACGGATCTCGGGGAAAAAGGGGCACAGAGACAGAAAACCAGGAGAACAATCAGGCTGTGAGTCACTGCTTTCATGGGCAAGCACACGCTGCTTGTTTTGGTTGCTTGTCTACTGGAATAATTTTGAGAAGATGTAAGTTAATCAGTCATCTACAGAAATTGAAGTAAAATGTCAAATAAAATTTAAGGATATTGGCTATCTTGTTGTTTGCGCGTAATTCTTTTTTTTCATGTTTTTTTGGGGTTAACAGCCGGGCCGGGGAGCGCCGGGCGTAAACATTCAGTAAACCCCCTCCTATCGGGAAAGGGGTCTTCTTCTACCAACGGCCGCTCCATTGAGAAGGGCCGGCTGTTCATAAACAGGCTATCAAGCAGGAACTCGCTTCGCCGCAACGGCGACTCGAAAGCCATAAGCATATCCTGCCGAAGTTGTTTCAAATTCCGTTTTTGCCGTCACTGCCGCGGCTCAGGATCCGCTACACCGTTCGGTATAAGAAAACCCCTTTCCCGGTCAAATCTCAAACGTACGGGGTTTACCGAAACCTTACCGCCGGGCTGGTGGCAGTGCAGGGCCCCTGCCCGGGCAACCTTATTGGTAATAGTCGCGGTAGATGGCATATTCCTGTTTTGTAATCTTGGTGCGATTGAGTACAAAACCGAGGAATTTTTCCTCAGGAAGCAGGGCCAGGGCCTTTTTCACATTCTGGATCGAGGTCCGGCCGGCCTGGACAACAAAAAGGATTCCGTCAACCAGCGGGGCAAAGGCAACCGCGTCGGCCCCGTACAGGACCGGCGGGGTTTCGAAAAAGATGTACCGGTCCTTATAGCGGTTTTTCATCTCAACGATCAGGTCCTTCATCTTCGGAGAGCCGATGAGTTCGGTGCTCTCCTGGATGGTCCGGCCCCCGGAAATAAAGGTCAGGTCCTCAATGTCGGGCCGGATGAGAAGTTCACTGATCGGCACCTCATCGACCAGATAATCGATCAACCCCTTGGGGCTGTCAACCCCCAGCCGTTTATGGATGTCCTGTCGTTTCAGGTCGCAATCAACCAGGAGCACGGTCTGGGCGAATTCCTTGGCAAAGGTGAGGGCCAGGTTGATTGCGGTGAGGGTCTTTCCTTCGTCCGGCAGGGCGCTGGTAATCATTATCGTATTCCAGCCCTTTTCCCTGGTCCGCTGCAGGATCTGGGTCCGCAGGAGCTTGTAGATCTCAACCTCGACCGAGTCGGAGGAGATACACACGCAGCGGTTTTCCTGCAACTTCCCGGGCTCAAGGATGACCTGGGCGGTTGATCCGGAATTGTTGGCCGGCGCTCCCCCGGCCGTGTCGAGCGTTTTTTCTCGGTTCATGATCTTTCCGTTGTTTTTTCCGCTTGAGCAGGCCCGGCCCGGTCATACGCCGAGTTTTCGCGACAGCTTGGCCCACAGCACGTTGAGGTCCATGACGTAAAGATGGAAAAGGAGTACCGCCCCGACCAGCAGGACAACCGCGCCCACGGCCAGGCTCAGATGTTTGATCCGTTGCCGGGTTAAATCCTTTGTAGTGACGATTTCCGGGATGCTGACCAGTACCGGCCGGGAAGTGGCCCGAGCAAGATCTTCGGCGTTATAGACCGCATTGTCGGTGAACTCCTTTAAGGCCGCCGTGCCGACCCCGGCGCCGACAGCCAGAACAAGCCCGACCAGGATAATGGCCAGCCGGTTCGGTTTATACGGTTTTTCCGGCATCCGGGCCGGATCGATCAGGGTAAAGCGTTCTCCTTTCTGATCTTTTTCAAGCCCATAGGCAACCTTTGACTCCATCAACTTCCGGGAGAGATCGTCATACTTGGCCTGGGTGGCGTCCCGCTGGATAACCAGGTTTCTGTACTCTTCGCCGACCCGCGGTGTCCTTGCCACCCGGCGCTGGTAGACAGCCGCCTTTTTTTCAAGATCCTTGATCTGCTTGCCCAGGGATTTAATCTCCATGACAGTGGTCGCCAACTGGGACGCCAGTGAGATATAGGCGGGGTTGTCCGGCTGTTCTTCTGTTGAGGCAACGGATTTTTTCAACTCGGCATACTGTTTCTCAAGTTCGGCGATATCCGCCCTGGTCTTGGTCACGTCGGGGTATTCAGCGGAAAACCTGGTCTGGTAAAAGGCCAACTGGCTGCGCAACTCCTTCAGCCGGTCTTTTTTATCGGCCAGGGCCAGCTGCGCCGGGGTGGTGGCCAACTGGCCCCGCAGGTATCCCTGTTTTTCCTTAAGGCTGCGCAGCTGTTCGAGCAATCGCTCCAGGGTCAGTTCCACCCGCTGCAGGACCTGGAGATTGACCTGGAGAAACTCGGGCAGCTCATTGGCGTGCCGTTCCTTGAACCGGGTGATGGTGTTATCGTACTTGACCAGATCGATTTTTATCTTGTTGAGCTGGCTCTCAATGAATTCGGAGGTGCCCATGGCCTGTTTCTCTCGAACCTTGAGGTTTTCCTTAAGGTAGAGCGAGGTGAGCAGATTGGCGACCTGGTAGGTCTCCTTGGCGGTCTCGCCCTCATATGAA
It encodes the following:
- a CDS encoding DUF1566 domain-containing protein translates to MFESWGGKERIRNKTERFYYFYVDNWGKRPWVCLMERGIKYARVLARIEAPQELVDQCVRNQGLSSYDQSYAIDAPLRQWLNHNVVEPGDLSQVVVLVEHGSGLVRETGLPGRAETGPDMVPVTLRSRPMKVLEADIDSLVRQGNFFDRHHNPGGDFPKFLVDNEDGETVTEMAGGLMWQRGGSDITSIRTGRNIVAELNRARFKGFNDWRLPTIDEALSLMCRDKNGQGLFLHPCFSVEQPFIFTADQRRPGGHWFVDYSNGTVFWASGFNPGGFVRVCRKAGDRGQKTEDGGRMTEDG
- a CDS encoding 5-formyltetrahydrofolate cyclo-ligase, translating into MTGITEKERVRAMFLDQGPGQPQTGNWGRMAELLRKDEVYRRAGTIFVTPAHCLHQVRINSLLDNKRLLMPTPSLKNGFVLLRPGTIPFPKLGFSVTPKGMDQFGEYLGLEKLDSLNIGLLLTDAVAVDQRGNRLGNGKGFFDLAGAILAEAGGLARDAAFLAMATTGTALLPIDPWDIPLTGILDIDGIHRFPQQKKSRPRIFWDRLSMDRIRKITPLRQLHQRRA
- a CDS encoding serine hydrolase translates to MKAVTHSLIVLLVFCLCAPFSPRSVSAQGPPTVQKWPIISTIHKRRPPVAKTSGHKRNRAASINKSAISSTGLARKLSARSAIVIDARTGRHLFSLDPNRPGQPASTIKVLTGLIAIQQLNNRDQVPVSRRAARMPRSKVYLDPRRSYHANDLIDSVLVASANDASVALAEKMAGSEKAFAKMMTSKARQLGAFRTICKNASGLTAKGQQTTARDLATIFNKAMKNKEFAARIQRATMKGMDGTTLRNHNKALWRIDGAQGGKTGYTYAARQTYVGKFKRGQTEIVVALLGSSSMWKDISRLVEYGFAEKQRPGRAAGRKLAAAGPRRQQQHGPGIPVLADRSKIAQL
- a CDS encoding polysaccharide biosynthesis tyrosine autokinase: MNREKTLDTAGGAPANNSGSTAQVILEPGKLQENRCVCISSDSVEVEIYKLLRTQILQRTREKGWNTIMITSALPDEGKTLTAINLALTFAKEFAQTVLLVDCDLKRQDIHKRLGVDSPKGLIDYLVDEVPISELLIRPDIEDLTFISGGRTIQESTELIGSPKMKDLIVEMKNRYKDRYIFFETPPVLYGADAVAFAPLVDGILFVVQAGRTSIQNVKKALALLPEEKFLGFVLNRTKITKQEYAIYRDYYQ
- a CDS encoding Wzz/FepE/Etk N-terminal domain-containing protein, whose translation is MEPQEMTVNDYIAILKRRKWSLITPAAIVFLAAVLVALLLPAIYVSTATILIEEQEIPVEFVMSSVTSYAEQRLQSINQKIMSYSRLNDIIDRFNLYPDLRDRKTREELVDILRDSIKLGQISADIIDPRTGRPGTATIAFTLSYEGETAKETYQVANLLTSLYLKENLKVREKQAMGTSEFIESQLNKIKIDLVKYDNTITRFKERHANELPEFLQVNLQVLQRVELTLERLLEQLRSLKEKQGYLRGQLATTPAQLALADKKDRLKELRSQLAFYQTRFSAEYPDVTKTRADIAELEKQYAELKKSVASTEEQPDNPAYISLASQLATTVMEIKSLGKQIKDLEKKAAVYQRRVARTPRVGEEYRNLVIQRDATQAKYDDLSRKLMESKVAYGLEKDQKGERFTLIDPARMPEKPYKPNRLAIILVGLVLAVGAGVGTAALKEFTDNAVYNAEDLARATSRPVLVSIPEIVTTKDLTRQRIKHLSLAVGAVVLLVGAVLLFHLYVMDLNVLWAKLSRKLGV